The Neobacillus sp. OS1-2 genome includes a window with the following:
- a CDS encoding MBL fold metallo-hydrolase — MFRIVPLELETHFAEGTVNAFLVMGESVTLVDTGNPGKESFQQLKEKLHINDVTVNDLDKIVLTHIHIDHAGAISHLQHETDVPIFVHEQARGSINAGIHQFEREQQFFQQFLKECGADPAKHIIKRRYMEEKWRNVSFVKEGDVLPIGGVGFEVVHVPGHSQCDILLWNRETGDAIAGDHLLKAFSVNAFIEPPPQGQTDRPKPLLQYRGSLEKVSKLPLKNIYPGHGEPFGDHLSLIHKRFLEQERRCDQILQLLANGEMSIFEICGKMYPHLQGKTVFLGLSQIQGHLDLLEQRQLVCFEKRDSLMLYRAK, encoded by the coding sequence TTGTTTAGAATTGTTCCCCTTGAATTAGAAACACACTTTGCGGAAGGCACCGTGAACGCTTTTTTAGTGATGGGCGAATCCGTTACCTTAGTCGATACAGGTAACCCTGGCAAGGAATCCTTTCAACAGCTTAAGGAAAAATTACATATAAACGACGTTACGGTTAATGATCTAGACAAAATAGTCCTTACCCATATTCACATTGACCATGCTGGAGCTATTTCACACTTACAGCATGAAACGGATGTCCCTATTTTTGTCCATGAACAAGCACGGGGTTCCATTAATGCCGGAATCCATCAGTTTGAAAGAGAGCAGCAATTTTTTCAGCAATTTTTAAAGGAATGTGGTGCGGATCCAGCAAAGCATATTATCAAGCGCCGCTATATGGAAGAAAAATGGCGAAATGTTTCGTTTGTAAAAGAAGGTGACGTTCTTCCCATTGGTGGAGTAGGGTTTGAGGTCGTGCATGTTCCGGGTCATAGCCAATGTGATATTTTACTGTGGAATCGTGAAACCGGGGATGCGATTGCAGGGGATCACCTTTTAAAAGCATTTTCTGTCAATGCCTTTATTGAACCGCCGCCACAAGGGCAGACTGATCGACCCAAGCCGTTACTACAATACCGCGGGTCCCTTGAAAAAGTGAGCAAATTGCCATTGAAGAACATCTACCCCGGCCACGGGGAGCCCTTTGGTGATCATTTGTCATTGATTCATAAAAGATTTCTAGAACAAGAAAGGCGCTGTGATCAGATTCTGCAACTCCTTGCCAATGGGGAAATGTCTATTTTCGAGATTTGTGGAAAAATGTATCCGCATTTGCAGGGGAAGACAGTATTTTTGGGGCTATCGCAAATACAAGGGCATTTGGATTTACTAGAACAACGACAACTAGTCTGCTTTGAAAAAAGAGATTCATTGATGCTTTATCGTGCCAAATAA
- a CDS encoding iron-containing alcohol dehydrogenase — protein sequence MKTTLSQFMLRTGIYSGSNARAMVPSLFAGLGAKRVLLLSDRGLEKAGVVDKVASIFELTGNGSGPQLVGTYLDIAQDAESRCINDAVRYAKEVGADALLAVGGGSVLDTVKGVKYALHKGLSDIKEAIPGGLLYEQFPKANYMPIPHIAIPTTAGTGSEVSPICVVFNEEIQMKTNIINPFISADMAILDPDLTVGLPPLITAFTGFDALTHAIEALASPTATGLTDAYALHAIRLIEKNLPVAVEDGGNLDARMDLLQASLMGITAFSFALNAIPVHNLAHAYGALFRIPHGLANAVFLPVVMEMVPQLYLPKVIELAQALDVEVKDETPDGGLIKIVEKIRLLQHKVGLPSDFKEFTISEEDLALTIPAVMKDPAALSFPMPKELIAAIGQKVVPLTVK from the coding sequence ATGAAAACAACCTTATCACAGTTTATGTTGCGTACGGGTATTTATAGCGGTTCAAATGCACGGGCAATGGTTCCAAGTTTATTCGCCGGTCTTGGTGCAAAACGGGTGCTCTTACTTAGTGACCGCGGTTTAGAAAAAGCGGGTGTAGTTGATAAAGTCGCCTCCATTTTTGAACTGACGGGTAATGGCTCAGGCCCTCAATTAGTTGGAACCTATCTCGACATTGCCCAAGACGCAGAAAGCCGATGTATTAATGATGCCGTTCGCTACGCCAAGGAGGTAGGAGCAGACGCCCTGTTAGCAGTTGGCGGCGGCAGTGTTCTTGATACCGTAAAAGGGGTAAAATATGCCCTCCACAAAGGCTTATCAGATATTAAAGAGGCGATTCCGGGCGGACTATTATACGAACAGTTCCCAAAAGCAAACTATATGCCGATCCCGCATATTGCGATTCCAACAACTGCAGGAACAGGTTCAGAGGTTTCCCCGATTTGCGTTGTTTTTAATGAAGAAATTCAAATGAAGACAAATATCATCAATCCATTTATTAGCGCGGATATGGCCATTTTGGATCCCGATTTAACAGTCGGACTGCCGCCGCTGATTACAGCATTTACTGGATTTGATGCGTTAACCCATGCGATTGAAGCACTTGCCTCGCCAACGGCCACAGGTCTGACGGATGCATATGCCCTCCATGCCATCCGTTTGATTGAGAAAAATCTGCCTGTGGCAGTGGAGGATGGTGGGAATCTTGATGCCCGGATGGATTTGCTCCAAGCAAGTCTCATGGGGATTACCGCCTTTAGTTTCGCCTTAAACGCGATTCCGGTTCACAATTTGGCTCATGCTTATGGTGCCTTGTTCCGCATCCCACACGGCTTGGCCAATGCCGTCTTTTTACCTGTGGTGATGGAAATGGTTCCACAGTTATATTTACCGAAAGTGATTGAATTAGCGCAAGCGTTAGATGTGGAGGTGAAGGATGAGACACCGGATGGTGGTTTGATAAAAATTGTGGAAAAGATTCGTTTACTCCAGCATAAGGTGGGACTGCCGTCAGATTTTAAAGAGTTTACTATTAGCGAAGAAGATCTGGCATTGACAATTCCAGCTGTTATGAAGGATCCTGCTGCTTTAAGCTTTCCAATGCCAAAAGAATTGATTGCCGCGATTGGTCAGAAGGTAGTACCGCTGACAGTAAAATAG
- the motA gene encoding flagellar motor stator protein MotA, whose product MSSIFGILLALVAIGVGMVLKGASLSALNNPAALLIIFGGTIAAVMIAFPFSELKKVGSLFKIAFFEPKQPSKAEQISTFVECAGIAKREGILALEETAANTKDPFFKKGLELIIDGYDTEFIEEVLFDELGAIEKRHKTGALIFTQAGTYAPTLGVLGAVVGLIASLGNLNDVEKLGHSISAAFIATLLGIFTGYVLWHPLANKLKRISKQEQDLKMLILEGLLAISRGLSPSAIEKKLSAHLAPKDRKKLGNSAEEKSYEKSA is encoded by the coding sequence ATGTCCAGTATTTTTGGGATTTTGTTAGCATTAGTCGCCATAGGTGTAGGAATGGTCTTAAAAGGAGCCTCCCTTTCAGCCTTAAACAACCCTGCGGCATTATTAATTATTTTTGGTGGAACCATCGCTGCCGTCATGATTGCCTTTCCTTTTAGTGAATTGAAAAAGGTCGGAAGTCTTTTTAAGATCGCATTTTTTGAGCCAAAACAACCTTCAAAGGCAGAGCAAATTTCTACATTTGTGGAATGTGCAGGAATTGCAAAAAGGGAGGGAATTCTGGCACTTGAAGAAACGGCAGCCAATACAAAGGATCCTTTCTTTAAAAAAGGACTTGAACTAATTATCGATGGCTATGATACTGAATTCATTGAAGAAGTTTTATTCGATGAACTTGGAGCCATTGAAAAGCGCCACAAAACAGGGGCGCTTATTTTCACACAAGCAGGCACCTACGCTCCGACCCTAGGGGTTCTAGGCGCTGTTGTCGGTCTGATTGCCTCGTTAGGGAATTTAAATGATGTTGAAAAACTAGGACATTCGATTTCGGCTGCATTTATTGCAACATTGCTTGGGATTTTTACCGGCTATGTACTATGGCATCCGCTTGCAAATAAATTAAAACGCATTTCGAAGCAAGAACAAGACCTTAAAATGCTTATCTTAGAGGGTTTACTTGCAATCTCTCGAGGACTTTCACCTAGTGCAATCGAAAAGAAATTATCCGCACACCTTGCACCAAAGGACCGGAAAAAATTAGGTAATTCGGCAGAGGAAAAATCCTATGAAAAATCGGCGTAG
- a CDS encoding R2-like ligand-binding oxidase, whose protein sequence is MEKRTILTTSKRGLLEDSFPYRLYQKAKRLGTWNPADLDFSQDQKDWKTLNAEQKEDILRLISQFQAGEEAVTLDLLPLMMAIAKEGRLEEEMFLTTFLFEEAKHTEFFRLVLNAIGERGDLSHFHTETYQKIFYEILPAAMNRLVTDQSPEAIAEASVVYNMFVEGVLAETGYFSFYAALETAGIMPALLEGVGHLKKDESRHIGYGTFLLQRLICEHPHLFDFVAEKMAELTPLAIRLNQEGIAGREVSSFGGDPDDIMNFTLKQLSVRMEILARAKGKKIEEIYRYTDSELGVL, encoded by the coding sequence ATGGAAAAAAGGACCATTTTAACAACGAGTAAACGAGGGTTACTTGAGGATTCCTTCCCATATCGTCTCTATCAAAAAGCGAAGCGGCTTGGAACATGGAACCCGGCAGATCTTGATTTCAGTCAGGACCAAAAAGATTGGAAAACACTTAATGCAGAGCAAAAGGAAGATATTTTACGGTTAATCTCACAATTTCAAGCCGGTGAGGAAGCAGTTACATTGGATCTTTTGCCATTGATGATGGCGATCGCCAAAGAAGGGCGACTGGAAGAAGAAATGTTTTTAACCACCTTTTTATTTGAGGAAGCAAAGCACACAGAGTTTTTCCGGCTTGTTTTAAATGCTATTGGCGAGAGAGGGGATTTGTCTCACTTTCATACGGAAACCTATCAAAAGATATTCTATGAAATTCTCCCTGCAGCGATGAATCGACTTGTGACAGACCAGTCACCGGAAGCAATCGCTGAAGCATCTGTGGTTTACAACATGTTCGTTGAAGGTGTTTTGGCAGAAACTGGGTATTTTTCCTTCTATGCGGCACTGGAAACGGCTGGAATAATGCCGGCCCTTCTTGAAGGGGTCGGTCATTTAAAAAAGGATGAGTCAAGACATATTGGCTATGGCACCTTCCTTCTACAACGATTGATTTGTGAACACCCACATCTTTTTGATTTTGTTGCTGAGAAAATGGCAGAGCTAACCCCATTAGCCATCAGGCTGAACCAAGAAGGAATAGCGGGAAGGGAGGTTAGTTCATTCGGAGGAGATCCAGATGATATCATGAACTTTACCCTAAAACAACTCTCTGTCCGAATGGAAATTTTAGCGCGGGCCAAGGGCAAAAAAATCGAAGAGATTTATAGATACACAGATAGCGAGTTAGGAGTTCTATAA
- a CDS encoding aldehyde dehydrogenase family protein yields MTVKVDVQTFPHFINGKWEPASSQETFEVYNPANGELVAKVSKGTQADVDRAVKAARAAFDQGDWKNMKPKERAKVLYAISYKIAEHAEELAYLEAISSGGTVRRIGNSDILQMVDLFQTLANFTVEYPFSETLPVPPFPGPAHNFIWREPIGVCAAITPWNLPMVIATWKIAPALAMGNTIVIKPASYTPLSTLKLAEIISSVVPPGVINVVAGPGAEVGEALVNHPQVDKVAFTGSTEVGRKIMGLAAGTIKNTTLELGGKSPNIILEDADLNIALPGSLFGVFLHSGQLCESGTRLFVPDKLYDQVVAGLVALASKLKLGNPLDPATDVGPVISKKQKETILSYIEAGKQEGATLVCGGKEGKVPGCEEGHFIEPTIFTNVTNEMKIAQEEIFGPVLCVIRYSEVEEAIQMANDTIYGLAAGVWTKDVNKAYEVARKLQAGVVWINDWHMLRSDAPFGGYKQSGIGREMGQHSLDAYTLVKHVHTSMSPELERRNWYGILFGQN; encoded by the coding sequence ATGACAGTTAAGGTAGATGTGCAAACATTTCCCCACTTTATCAATGGAAAGTGGGAGCCTGCAAGCAGTCAGGAAACATTTGAAGTGTATAACCCTGCAAATGGTGAGCTAGTGGCAAAAGTTTCGAAGGGAACCCAGGCTGATGTCGACCGTGCTGTAAAAGCAGCTCGCGCGGCGTTTGATCAAGGTGACTGGAAAAATATGAAGCCGAAGGAGCGGGCAAAGGTTTTATATGCCATCTCCTATAAAATAGCCGAGCATGCTGAGGAACTAGCATACTTGGAGGCAATCAGTTCCGGCGGTACGGTACGCAGGATTGGCAACAGCGATATTTTACAAATGGTTGATTTGTTCCAGACTTTAGCAAACTTTACAGTAGAATATCCATTTTCAGAAACGCTTCCAGTACCACCATTTCCGGGCCCTGCGCATAATTTCATCTGGAGGGAGCCAATTGGCGTTTGTGCTGCGATTACACCTTGGAATTTACCGATGGTCATCGCAACTTGGAAGATTGCACCGGCACTGGCCATGGGGAACACCATCGTCATCAAGCCTGCCAGCTATACACCGCTTTCCACTTTGAAACTAGCAGAAATTATTTCTTCCGTAGTGCCTCCAGGAGTCATCAATGTGGTGGCTGGTCCTGGTGCTGAAGTAGGCGAAGCATTAGTAAACCACCCGCAGGTTGACAAGGTTGCATTCACCGGTTCAACAGAAGTCGGCAGAAAAATAATGGGACTTGCCGCAGGCACCATAAAAAATACGACGTTAGAACTTGGCGGCAAATCGCCCAATATCATTTTAGAAGATGCTGACTTAAACATTGCCCTGCCTGGAAGCCTATTCGGGGTATTCCTCCATTCCGGCCAATTATGTGAATCCGGCACGAGGCTTTTTGTTCCGGATAAGCTTTACGATCAAGTGGTGGCGGGACTAGTGGCCCTAGCCTCCAAACTAAAACTGGGGAATCCGCTTGATCCAGCAACAGATGTTGGACCTGTTATTTCTAAAAAGCAAAAAGAAACTATCCTTTCATATATTGAAGCAGGCAAACAGGAGGGGGCAACACTTGTCTGTGGTGGTAAGGAAGGAAAGGTTCCAGGCTGCGAGGAAGGTCATTTTATCGAGCCCACTATTTTCACAAACGTCACGAATGAGATGAAAATTGCCCAAGAGGAAATTTTCGGGCCAGTCTTGTGTGTGATTCGATATTCAGAAGTAGAGGAAGCCATTCAGATGGCCAATGATACAATATATGGTTTAGCTGCAGGCGTCTGGACTAAAGATGTAAATAAAGCGTATGAGGTTGCACGGAAGCTTCAAGCGGGTGTGGTTTGGATCAATGATTGGCATATGCTTCGCAGTGATGCACCGTTTGGCGGCTATAAGCAAAGCGGCATCGGTCGTGAAATGGGGCAGCATTCTCTTGATGCTTATACACTGGTTAAACATGTACACACGTCGATGTCACCTGAGCTTGAAAGACGTAATTGGTACGGAATTCTGTTTGGTCAAAACTAA
- a CDS encoding protein-glutamate O-methyltransferase CheR, translated as MKLSQMIYDYCGLHYKDRLPSLRDKISKRVVELGLSYRDYCNYLQRTPSEWEILVELLTINETYFYREESQLNECCSIILPMMKRKLRDRPLRIWSAACSTGEEPYTLAMLIQETGLFPMGTVEIIGSDINKKVIKKADQGWYHKNSFAFRRMPEHLLEKYFNVENGGYQINASIKRMVKFQELNLLNENDLPQIGEVDIIFCRNVLIYFDQDTIKRVIRNLHQNLKPNGYLFLGHAESITEMSLGFQKVDSSKTFYYRKEPNQNETLRYISG; from the coding sequence GTGAAATTAAGTCAAATGATATATGATTATTGTGGTTTGCATTACAAAGATCGACTTCCATCTTTAAGAGATAAAATTTCCAAAAGAGTAGTAGAACTGGGACTTTCGTATAGGGATTATTGTAATTATCTGCAAAGGACACCATCTGAATGGGAGATCCTTGTTGAATTATTAACAATAAATGAAACCTACTTTTATCGTGAAGAAAGCCAATTAAATGAATGTTGTTCAATCATACTGCCGATGATGAAAAGGAAATTGAGAGATCGTCCATTAAGGATTTGGAGTGCCGCTTGTTCCACCGGCGAAGAGCCATATACGCTTGCTATGTTGATTCAGGAAACAGGCTTGTTCCCTATGGGGACAGTTGAAATTATTGGATCAGATATTAACAAAAAGGTCATTAAAAAAGCAGATCAGGGTTGGTATCATAAAAACTCGTTTGCATTTCGAAGAATGCCGGAACATCTCCTTGAAAAGTATTTCAATGTTGAAAATGGAGGCTATCAAATTAATGCATCCATAAAAAGAATGGTTAAATTCCAAGAATTAAATCTTCTTAATGAAAATGATTTACCTCAAATTGGTGAAGTAGATATCATTTTTTGTAGAAATGTTTTGATTTATTTTGATCAAGATACAATCAAACGCGTAATTCGAAATTTACATCAAAATTTAAAACCTAATGGGTATTTGTTTCTTGGTCATGCTGAATCAATTACCGAAATGTCATTAGGGTTTCAAAAAGTAGACTCATCTAAGACTTTTTATTATCGAAAGGAACCTAATCAAAATGAAACGCTACGGTATATTAGTGGTTGA
- a CDS encoding chemotaxis response regulator protein-glutamate methylesterase, protein MKRYGILVVDDSAFMRRAISQILEGDPRFHVVGIARNGVDAVEKVQRLRPDLVTMDVEMPEMNGIQALEQIMKISPVPVVMLSSHTGEGARETLQSLELGAVDFFLKDNLLKNPKDSHQISEFLQRLRAIVNGKLPSTAPTKSPQAQVKKVKRINPRQFELLFIGCSTGGPSALQKILPYFPEDFPIPIVVAQHMPPKFTKPLADRFDTLCQLKVREAQHEEVLSAGSIYIAPSGYQTRLKNREDGSILFTIDDQTDDQVLYKPCIDITLASIAPIFKHRLLTVILTGMGSDGMQGCGLVKKYNGAVLVEAEESCVVYGMPKSVYEAGYADGQFELTQMFQQIRALI, encoded by the coding sequence ATGAAACGCTACGGTATATTAGTGGTTGATGATTCTGCATTTATGAGAAGGGCAATTAGTCAAATACTGGAGGGCGACCCCCGTTTCCATGTAGTTGGCATCGCGAGAAATGGGGTAGACGCCGTTGAAAAAGTTCAACGGCTTAGGCCTGATTTGGTGACCATGGACGTTGAGATGCCGGAAATGAATGGAATTCAGGCATTGGAGCAAATTATGAAAATTTCTCCAGTCCCTGTTGTGATGTTAAGCTCACATACAGGCGAGGGGGCTAGGGAAACATTACAATCATTGGAACTCGGGGCTGTGGATTTCTTCTTAAAGGATAATTTGTTAAAGAATCCTAAAGATTCGCATCAAATTAGTGAATTTTTACAGCGCTTAAGAGCTATTGTAAACGGAAAACTACCTAGCACAGCTCCTACTAAGTCCCCACAGGCGCAGGTAAAAAAAGTAAAAAGGATAAATCCTCGACAATTTGAACTGTTATTTATAGGGTGTTCCACAGGCGGACCCTCTGCCTTACAAAAAATTCTACCATATTTTCCGGAGGATTTTCCAATTCCAATCGTTGTTGCTCAACACATGCCTCCAAAATTTACGAAGCCATTGGCTGATCGGTTCGATACATTATGTCAATTAAAGGTAAGAGAAGCGCAACATGAAGAGGTTTTGTCGGCAGGATCTATTTATATAGCACCATCCGGTTATCAAACACGACTCAAAAATCGGGAAGATGGATCAATTTTATTTACCATTGATGATCAAACAGATGACCAGGTATTATATAAGCCATGTATTGATATTACGCTAGCTTCAATTGCTCCAATATTCAAGCATCGACTGTTAACTGTTATCTTAACGGGAATGGGTTCTGATGGCATGCAAGGCTGCGGTTTGGTAAAAAAGTATAACGGGGCTGTGTTGGTTGAGGCAGAAGAATCTTGTGTTGTTTACGGTATGCCAAAATCGGTGTACGAAGCAGGATATGCTGATGGGCAATTTGAACTAACCCAAATGTTTCAACAAATTAGGGCATTGATATAA
- a CDS encoding flagellar motor protein MotB yields MKNRRRRLEEEHEEHIDESWLIPYADILTLLLALFIVLFASSVVDKQKFMSIMESFKSELTGTKIESTNTGLSVKPSDVAKSDQAAKEQQQAPAAAVEPKEDQELLDLKSRIEKYIADNQLQADVSLQETKRGVEITFKEVILFDPGRADLKESSYHTLDAIIGLINTVPNPVSIEGHTDNVPIRSSRYPSNWELSSSRAVSVLHYFEGKNIARERLQFIGYGEYKPLYPNDSAEHKQANRRVNIVILRNI; encoded by the coding sequence ATGAAAAATCGGCGTAGGCGTTTAGAAGAAGAGCATGAAGAGCATATTGATGAATCATGGCTAATTCCCTACGCAGATATTTTGACGTTATTATTAGCCCTATTTATTGTTTTGTTTGCCTCAAGTGTTGTGGATAAACAAAAATTCATGTCTATCATGGAATCCTTTAAGTCTGAACTAACAGGGACGAAAATTGAGAGTACCAATACAGGATTATCGGTAAAACCATCTGATGTGGCAAAATCAGATCAAGCCGCCAAGGAACAACAGCAGGCACCAGCGGCTGCAGTGGAACCTAAAGAAGATCAAGAGCTTTTAGATTTGAAGAGTCGAATTGAAAAATATATTGCTGATAATCAGCTCCAAGCTGATGTTTCACTGCAAGAGACGAAGCGCGGGGTTGAAATAACCTTTAAGGAAGTCATCCTATTTGATCCGGGAAGAGCAGATCTTAAGGAAAGCTCCTATCATACCTTAGATGCCATTATAGGCTTAATCAATACGGTTCCAAATCCAGTCAGTATTGAGGGACATACCGATAATGTTCCGATTCGGAGTTCAAGATATCCTTCTAATTGGGAACTCTCTTCATCAAGAGCGGTAAGTGTTCTTCATTATTTTGAAGGAAAAAATATTGCAAGAGAACGGCTGCAATTTATCGGATACGGTGAATATAAGCCCCTTTATCCGAATGATAGCGCAGAACATAAACAAGCAAACCGAAGAGTAAATATTGTTATTTTACGAAACATCTAA